In Rhodamnia argentea isolate NSW1041297 chromosome 4, ASM2092103v1, whole genome shotgun sequence, the following proteins share a genomic window:
- the LOC115757360 gene encoding cucumber peeling cupredoxin-like, with amino-acid sequence MVSKMNMLVLMAFLAATIQCCGAQAPATSPTRSPVTYTVGDGVGWNVLVNTTQAYERWAANKTFMVGDILVFNFANRTQDVAEVTKSAFDSCNTTSTISVHTDPPVRITLSSPGEHYYTSTYSNHCSQGQKLAINVTSSSAATPSPSPAATPSSPAPATTPPPSSPSPATPPSSTATPPSTSTSPPPPSTPSPASSTTPPPAGNSAASLSVTGLFSGILSIALVLLY; translated from the exons atgGTGAGCAAAATGAACATGCTTGTGTTGATGGCGTTCCTAGCAGCCACGATACAGTGTTGCGGTGCTCAGGCACCGGCGACAAGCCCGACAAGGTCACCGGTGACTTACACCGTGGGCGACGGTGTTGGGTGGAATGTGCTTGTCAACACCACTCAGGCGTATGAGCGCTGGGCTGCCAACAAGACCTTCATGGTTGGTGACATCTTAG TGTTCAACTTTGCCAATAGGACGCAAGACGTCGCCGAGGTTACGAAATCAGCATTCGACTCCTGCAACACCACCTCCACCATCTCCGTCCACACTGACCCGCCGGTCAGAATCACCCTCTCCAGCCCCGGCGAGCACTACTACACCTCCACCTACTCGAACCACTGCTCCCAAGGCCAGAAGCTCGCCATCAACGTCACCAGCAGCTCCGCCGCAACCCCATCGCCATCTCCTGCTGCCACCCCATCGTCACCGGCCCCAGCCACCACCCCACCACCATCGTCGCCATCCCCTGCTACCCCTCCATCGTCCACTGCCACACCGCCCTCCACCTCTACCAGTCCTCCTCCACCTTCCACGCCTTCTCCAGCAAGTTCCACCACACCTCCGCCGGCAGGGAACTCCGCGGCCTCTTTGAGCGTCACCGGCTTGTTCTCGGGGATTTTGTCGATTGCCCTAGTGTTGTTGTACTAG
- the LOC115757363 gene encoding eukaryotic translation initiation factor 1A produces MPKNKGKGGKNRKRGKNEADDEKRELVFKEDGQEYAQVLRMLGNGRCEAMCIDGTKRLCHIRGKMHKKVWIAAGDIILVGLRDYQDDKADVILKYMPDEARLLKAYGELPENTRLNEGIAGGLDEEDEGPGDDYIEFEDEDIDKI; encoded by the coding sequence ATGCCGAAGAACAAGGGAAAGGGAGGAAAGAACCGGAAGAGAGGAAAGAATGAAGCTGATGATGAAAAGCGTGAACTTGTTTTCAAGGAAGATGGGCAGGAGTATGCCCAAGTACTTCGCATGCTCGGTAATGGCCGATGTGAAGCAATGTGTATCGATGGGACGAAGCGCCTTTGCCACATAAGAGGGAAGATGCACAAGAAGGTTTGGATCGCAGCAGGTGATATCATTCTCGTGGGGCTTCGCGATTACCAAGATGACAAGGCTGATGTGATACTGAAGTACATGCCTGATGAGGCCAGGCTCCTTAAGGCATACGGAGAGCTTCCTGAGAACACCCGTCTCAATGAGGGTATTGCTGGTGGCCTTGATGAGGAGGATGAAGGCCCTGGTGATGATTACATTGAATTCGAGGACGAAGACATTGATAAGATCTAA
- the LOC115757375 gene encoding early nodulin-like protein 3 isoform X2 yields MAKMCVAIAAVLAVAALLQTSTAQTTHVVGDSLGWLVPPGGKIAYETWADMQTFVVGDILMFNFTTGEQDVARVTKEAFDSCNSTSPIFLETTGPFNYTLDAAGEYYFIGTMDRHCFFGQKLAINVSASTGPTPSPQAPTPTPVRGPMTYVVGDDLGWLVPPGGYIAYETWAYDKTFLVGDVLVFNFKNKTQDVAVVTEEAYDSCNTTTTIAVYRTSPVKYTLTAAGEYFFTSTFSRHCFFGQKLAINVTASSSATPPSTTTAPTPSSSSSSSAPSPTAGGPSAPPPESSAPARAIFGISSTLLLIALALVH; encoded by the exons atggccaaaatgtgTGTAGCCATAGCTGCGGTACTGGCGGTGGCGGCCCTTCTCCAGACCTCCACGGCGCAGACCACGCATGTCGTCGGGGATAGCCTCGGGTGGTTGGTCCCACCCGGCGGTAAGATTGCCTACGAGACGTGGGCCGACATGCAGACCTTCGTCGTCGGCGACATTCTCA tgTTCAACTTCACAACCGGAGAACAAGATGTGGCCAGGGTCACAAAGGAGGCATTTGACTCGTGCAACTCCACAAGCCCCATCTTCCTAGAGACAACCGGCCCGTTCAACTACACTTTGGATGCTGCCGGTGAGTACTACTTCATCGGCACCATGGACAGGCACTGCTTCTTCGGGCAAAAGCTGGCCATCAACGTCTCTGCCTCCACCGGCCCTACCCCTTCCCCGCAGGCTCCGACCCCAACACCGGTCCGAGGGCCCATGACGTATGTCGTCGGCGACGACTTGGGTTGGCTGGTTCCTCCCGGCGGCTACATCGCTTACGAAACTTGGGCATATGACAAGACCTTCTTGGTTGGAGATGTCTTGG TTTTCAACTTCAAAAATAAAACCCAGGACGTCGCCGTGGTGACGGAAGAGGCCTACGACTCGtgcaacaccaccaccaccatcgcggTCTATAGGACAAGCCCAGTCAAGTACACCCTTACCGCCGCCGGCGAATACTTCTTCACAAGCACCTTCTCTCGCCATTGCTTCTTCGGTCAAAAGCTAGCCATCAACGTCACCGCATCCAGCTCAGCCACTCCACCTTCCACCACCACAGCCCCGACGCCATCCAGCAGCTCCTCTTCCTCCGCTCCATCTCCGACTGCCGGTGGCCCCTCCGCTCCGCCGCCCGAGAGCTCTGCTCCGGCTAGGGCCATCTTTGGCATCTCATCCACGTTGTTGCTTATTGCCTTGGCtcttgttcattga